The Phragmites australis chromosome 1, lpPhrAust1.1, whole genome shotgun sequence genomic interval GAAAAAAGGGGTGAAGTTGATACCCAGAAAAGACAGCTCAACTAAAAAAGAATTGACATTTCTTTCCTGACAAGCCACCAGAAATTTAACCTGCCAAGTTCATAGCTAGTAGTTTCTTCAGCACAActcaatcaagaaaaaaaatgcagaaaTGTTTGTTCCGTCGACATGTTTTGCCTCAGAAAATTCGACCAGCCCTGAGAGAAACATGAGAGACACTGGAGATTCATTGGCTGTAAAACCAGAGACACCAGAATTACACAGTCATaattactttttttattttcaccCTTGAGGAAGCTAGAACAGAATAGACACACATCCACTGCACAATCATATGGATCAGTCATGCCTCAGCCGGACAAGAGCAGCAGGCACGACGACCTCCGTGTCTCAAACTCTTAATTAAACATTACCATCAAGCAGCGATTGATTAGCCTTTGCTGCGATTAGCTAGAGCGATGAAGGCAGCTAGCCCCTGCACTGGGTGATGGCGCTGCAGCCGCGTGAGTAGGGGTTGGCCTCGGCGCCGGGCTGGCAGTTGTAGTAGGAGGCGCCGCGCTGCGAGCACGGCACGCTGTCCCGCCGCAGCGCGTCGTAGCCGATGTAACCGGACCCGCTCTGCAGCACGCGACGCTTCCCGGTGACCATCGCCGCCACGTCGCCCTCGCCCTCCGCGTCCACGTCGAAGTACTCCATGCACTCGCCCACCGTGCCCCGGCACGtccgcccgccgcgccgcatCACGACCGCGCCCAGCTGGCCCAGGTCGCCGGCGCCCTTCATGGCCGACGCAGGGGCGGCGAGCGCGAAGACGGACAGGGCCagcggcaggaggaggacggcggcaCGGAGCAGCTGCGCCATGGCGAATGTATCTGCAGGGCCCGAT includes:
- the LOC133909220 gene encoding rapid alkalinization factor-like, translating into MAQLLRAAVLLLPLALSVFALAAPASAMKGAGDLGQLGAVVMRRGGRTCRGTVGECMEYFDVDAEGEGDVAAMVTGKRRVLQSGSGYIGYDALRRDSVPCSQRGASYYNCQPGAEANPYSRGCSAITQCRG